One region of Terriglobales bacterium genomic DNA includes:
- a CDS encoding ABC transporter ATP-binding protein, whose amino-acid sequence MATTLQANAGQAPAATHAAVIRVEDVHKYYELGETRVHALRGVTVEITRGEFVAIMGASGSGKSTFMNLLGCLDKPSSGHYYLDGTDVSQFSKQQLAAIRNRRIGFVFQGFNLLSRTTALENVELPTLYSKLDRVEREKRARAALEMVGLGQRMDHFPSQLSGGQQQRVAIARALVNQPAILLADEPTGNLDSRTSVEIMDIFQQLNQERGLTIVLVTHEHDIAQFAKRNIVFRDGKIRRDELVQDRPIAHEVLKTMPTIED is encoded by the coding sequence ATGGCCACCACGCTCCAGGCAAACGCCGGACAGGCGCCGGCGGCGACCCACGCCGCCGTCATCCGCGTCGAAGACGTCCACAAGTACTACGAGCTGGGCGAAACGCGCGTGCATGCCCTGCGCGGCGTCACGGTCGAGATCACGCGCGGCGAATTCGTCGCCATCATGGGCGCCAGCGGCAGCGGCAAGAGCACCTTCATGAACCTGCTCGGCTGCCTCGACAAGCCCTCTTCGGGCCACTATTACCTCGACGGCACCGACGTTTCGCAGTTCAGCAAGCAGCAGCTGGCCGCGATACGCAACCGCCGCATCGGGTTCGTGTTCCAGGGATTCAACCTGCTCTCGCGCACCACCGCATTAGAAAATGTCGAGCTGCCCACGCTGTACTCCAAGCTCGACAGGGTCGAGCGCGAGAAGCGTGCCCGGGCGGCGCTGGAAATGGTCGGACTCGGCCAGCGCATGGACCACTTCCCGTCGCAGCTCTCCGGCGGGCAGCAGCAGCGCGTCGCCATCGCCCGCGCGCTGGTGAACCAGCCGGCCATCCTGCTGGCCGACGAGCCCACCGGCAACCTTGACAGCCGCACGTCGGTCGAGATCATGGACATCTTCCAGCAACTGAACCAGGAGCGCGGTCTGACCATCGTGCTGGTGACGCACGAGCACGACATTGCCCAGTTCGCCAAGCGCAACATCGTCTTCCGCGACGGAAAAATCCGCCGCGACGAGCTGGTGCAGGACCGGCCCATCGCGCACGAAGTGCTGAAGACGATGCCGACGATTGAGGACTGA